From Diospyros lotus cultivar Yz01 chromosome 4, ASM1463336v1, whole genome shotgun sequence, a single genomic window includes:
- the LOC127799109 gene encoding cytosolic sulfotransferase 15-like, protein MAKSENFQNQNPTLEEGLFGSLPKEKHCSGFDVLFYQGFWCPEIIVENVVSFQQHFQAHENDTILASFPKCGTTWLKALIFAVANRSKHPLIESPLLSANPHVLVPFLEFHIYRKPPLVNLQDVPSPRILSTHLPYSALPASIKTNSKCKLVYICRNPLDQFISYWHFASGMQSKSHYSVSLDEWSKKYCISGITPFGPFWDHMLGYWKASQEKPGQVMFLKYEDLKEDDVFYVKKLSEFLGVPFSTEEERDGMPEQISRLCSFENLKDLEVNKSGKIDQSPVDNKQYFRKAKVGDWSNYLSSSVAEALKKLMHDKLEGSGLTFKTS, encoded by the coding sequence ATGGCAAAGTCAGAGAACTTCCAGAACCAGAACCCCACCCTAGAAGAAGGGTTATTTGGAAGCCTTCCCAAAGAAAAACATTGTAGTGGTTTCGATGTTCTGTTCTATCAAGGTTTCTGGTGTCCTGAGATAATCGTTGAGAACGTTGTTTCCTTTCAACAGCATTTCCAGGCACATGAAAATGATACGATCTTAGCTTCCTTCCCAAAATGCGGCACCACCTGGTTGAAAGCCCTCATCTTCGCCGTAGCCAACAGAAGCAAGCATCCGCTCATAGAGAGCCCGCTGCTCTCAGCTAACCCCCACgttcttgttccttttcttgAGTTCCACATCTACAGAAAGCCTCCTCTCGTTAATCTCCAAGACGTTCCCAGCCCAAGAATTCTTTCCACTCACTTGCCATACTCTGCACTGCCTGCCTCCATCAAAACTAATTCCAAATGCAAGCTTGTCTATATATGCAGAAATCCCTTGGACCAGTTCATCTCCTACTGGCACTTTGCATCCGGTATGCAGTCCAAGAGTCATTACTCCGTCTCACTGGATGAGTGGTCCAAAAAGTACTGTATTTCAGGGATTACCCCTTTTGGCCCTTTCTGGGATCACATGTTGGGATATTGGAAGGCCAGCCAAGAGAAGCCGGGCCAAGTTATGTTCTTGAAGTACGAAGACTTGAAGGAAGATGATGTGTTTTACGTTAAGAAGCTGTCCGAGTTCTTGGGGGTTCCATTTTCAACGGAGGAAGAAAGGGACGGGATGCCTGAACAGATATCCAGGCTGTGTAGCTTTGAgaatttgaaagatttggaaGTGAACAAGAGTGGCAAAATTGATCAAAGTCCCGTCGATAACAAACAATATTTCAGGAAAGCAAAGGTTGGAGATTGGTCCAATTATCTTTCTTCATCTGTGGCCGAGGCCCTAAAGAAGCTCATGCATGACAAACTTGAGGGTTCTGGTTTAACCTTCAAAACGTCCTAA